One stretch of Desulfovibrio sp. JC022 DNA includes these proteins:
- a CDS encoding RHS repeat domain-containing protein → MKSFNHYKMELRPRSELTTGLVLYGETEPAEMQIENLWKIVDRRTGEELADPKPDFDEFSSSDRMYPSMMNPEVKRRWDLKNYEWEETKAQHAKLRRMVHAQFMQENPNLPVIQGLQGTTYGSEIQSEFKKILSGKQSILKSRMPKAGTGRTIRDELERDNVDINEMADEVVQFQTPESRNTFAVMGVDRAETLRIAGKILASAESSHALEYQYDEEGRLQIVHCGGKPVEMYRYNRMGQRVFSQVSGDQPLEYHYNELGQLVQAGDVAYSYDENGDLTGKKDSHGLTCYRYLKNGQLCGVQLPDGSEIEYRFDKNGFRAEKLIDGKLVQRYYWDNLVTLSAVKDKSGVTRFRYDEDGDAIGMIRNGQKLLLATDQLGSIFAVADLSGNSVQEVLYDSFGIMIQNSRPELVLPLGFAGGLYDSDTGLVHFGYREYDPATGRFISPDPLGYAGGDVDLYGYCGDDPVNFVDRLGLFDESSSDDDGKSESKSSSSGGYAGNDFGPGYDGTSGSAYGPTDAGWGYNTDPGGSHYNGNNTLGGGGGNGHSQNTTHNAQQAKDNDFFGQLSQQALDQLNTVGVQQGLEADKKAQELANKQNQFNAKEQAKKEHKALAEADRLSRARRASLMNNKDDKDKGFFETVYDGVEEALTKGGKAAKEATAKAGKAFVDDSRIWGTTAAAVAMPAVVAGLTFGGKEVLGAAPHMAKNVGKAAKWGKNFAKNTARKADINIRTSKIGTKKNLNLENVGEAATGLIDNQPPSPTPGGWVSAGKFLGAKTLEAMENHGKK, encoded by the coding sequence ATGAAATCTTTCAATCATTACAAAATGGAACTGAGGCCCCGTAGCGAACTGACAACCGGACTGGTACTGTACGGTGAAACTGAACCTGCGGAAATGCAGATTGAAAATCTCTGGAAAATCGTTGACCGCAGAACAGGTGAAGAACTTGCAGACCCAAAGCCTGACTTTGATGAATTCTCATCCTCTGACCGCATGTACCCATCCATGATGAATCCGGAAGTCAAACGCCGCTGGGACCTGAAAAATTATGAATGGGAAGAAACCAAGGCTCAACATGCCAAACTGAGACGCATGGTCCATGCCCAGTTCATGCAGGAGAATCCCAATCTGCCCGTAATTCAGGGTTTGCAGGGGACGACCTACGGCAGTGAGATTCAGTCTGAATTCAAGAAGATACTCAGCGGAAAGCAGTCCATTCTAAAATCCCGCATGCCCAAGGCAGGAACGGGCAGGACCATCCGAGATGAGCTGGAGCGTGACAATGTGGACATCAATGAAATGGCAGATGAAGTTGTACAGTTCCAGACTCCCGAGTCCCGGAACACCTTTGCTGTCATGGGCGTGGATCGAGCTGAAACACTGCGCATTGCTGGTAAAATCCTTGCTTCGGCAGAATCCAGTCATGCTCTTGAATATCAGTACGATGAAGAGGGGCGTTTGCAGATTGTCCACTGTGGAGGAAAGCCGGTTGAGATGTATCGCTACAACCGAATGGGACAGCGTGTGTTTTCGCAGGTTTCCGGTGATCAGCCGCTGGAATATCACTACAATGAACTTGGTCAGCTTGTTCAGGCCGGGGATGTTGCTTACTCCTATGATGAAAACGGCGACCTCACAGGTAAAAAAGACTCACATGGACTGACCTGTTACCGCTATCTGAAAAACGGGCAGCTTTGCGGAGTTCAGCTTCCTGACGGTAGTGAGATTGAATACCGTTTTGATAAAAACGGCTTCCGCGCTGAAAAGCTTATCGATGGCAAACTTGTTCAGCGTTACTACTGGGATAATCTGGTCACCCTGTCTGCGGTGAAAGACAAATCCGGGGTGACCCGCTTTCGTTACGATGAAGACGGTGACGCCATCGGGATGATCCGCAACGGTCAGAAGCTGCTGCTGGCTACCGATCAGTTGGGCAGTATTTTTGCTGTTGCTGATTTGTCGGGAAACAGTGTACAGGAAGTTCTATATGATTCTTTCGGAATAATGATACAGAACAGCCGTCCTGAACTTGTACTTCCGCTCGGCTTTGCCGGAGGGTTGTATGATTCCGATACTGGATTGGTTCACTTCGGATACCGTGAATACGATCCTGCCACCGGACGTTTCATTTCTCCTGATCCGCTGGGATATGCTGGCGGGGATGTGGACCTGTATGGTTATTGCGGAGATGATCCGGTTAACTTTGTTGATCGGTTGGGTTTATTTGATGAATCCAGTTCAGACGATGACGGGAAGAGCGAAAGCAAATCGTCAAGTTCCGGTGGGTACGCTGGAAACGATTTCGGTCCGGGTTATGACGGAACAAGTGGAAGTGCCTACGGTCCTACAGACGCAGGTTGGGGCTACAACACCGATCCGGGAGGCTCTCACTACAATGGCAATAACACTCTGGGCGGAGGAGGCGGCAATGGACATAGTCAAAATACGACTCATAACGCCCAACAAGCCAAAGATAACGATTTTTTCGGTCAGCTGAGTCAGCAGGCTTTGGACCAGCTGAATACAGTAGGCGTACAACAAGGCTTGGAGGCGGATAAGAAGGCTCAAGAACTAGCTAATAAGCAGAATCAATTCAATGCCAAGGAACAGGCAAAAAAAGAGCATAAAGCCCTTGCTGAAGCAGACCGCCTAAGTCGAGCTCGACGTGCGTCTCTGATGAACAATAAAGACGATAAAGATAAAGGATTTTTCGAAACAGTTTATGACGGAGTTGAAGAGGCTCTGACAAAAGGAGGAAAGGCTGCCAAAGAAGCAACTGCCAAGGCTGGTAAGGCTTTTGTTGATGATTCAAGAATATGGGGAACAACAGCAGCCGCAGTTGCAATGCCTGCTGTTGTTGCAGGGCTGACATTTGGAGGTAAAGAAGTTCTAGGAGCGGCTCCTCACATGGCGAAAAATGTAGGCAAAGCGGCTAAATGGGGCAAAAATTTTGCAAAAAACACAGCTAGAAAGGCCGACATAAACATACGGACAAGCAAGATTGGAACAAAGAAGAACTTAAACCTTGAAAACGTAGGCGAAGCAGCAACAGGACTAATCGATAATCAACCTCCTTCTCCAACTCCCGGAGGATGGGTGAGTGCAGGTAAGTTCCTCGGCGCAAAAACACTGGAAGCTATGGAGAATCATGGAAAAAAATAG
- a CDS encoding site-specific integrase, translated as MKARNTTEWKKISSTRGVRYYEHATRKYKGNPDKYYSVRWYRQGKTLEEGIGWSSEGWKVAEIADLRHKLQQNYKSGEDPNTFAALKEHHAKKKAEVAALEAKEQIKEITFQEFFEQYYIPWKRDRKKRKTWTDDVKRADKRIHPFLGGFPLSAITPDLLQEFMDSLYDAKLAEATVLHHMAIIRSVFNRAASTIVKDVVIFSGQSPIDHIELPQIGNKNQRERFLTKEEAKLLMSATLKKAKKSERDLWRQSWQDLHDAMLLSLHTGLRLGEIQRAEWHDVNFYGKALTVRLISNGQKPGGTIPLNSVALDVLMRRREQSDDAQIFPPLSGGKKKENLSKQFKIIADELKLNRFATSKSQRIVFHSLRHTFASWLAIAGVDIYRIKTLMRHKTINMTMRYAHLSPDYSQGAVDLLTMD; from the coding sequence ATGAAAGCCCGTAATACAACCGAATGGAAAAAAATTAGCAGCACCAGAGGCGTCCGATATTATGAACATGCGACCCGGAAATACAAGGGAAATCCTGATAAATATTACTCGGTTCGATGGTACCGCCAAGGCAAGACCTTAGAAGAAGGCATTGGATGGTCTTCAGAAGGTTGGAAAGTGGCCGAAATCGCCGACCTCAGACACAAACTTCAGCAGAATTATAAGTCAGGGGAAGATCCCAACACATTTGCCGCACTCAAAGAACATCACGCCAAAAAAAAAGCTGAGGTCGCAGCTCTAGAAGCCAAAGAGCAAATCAAAGAAATAACCTTCCAAGAATTCTTTGAACAATACTATATTCCGTGGAAACGTGACCGCAAAAAAAGAAAAACATGGACGGATGATGTAAAAAGAGCCGACAAACGCATTCATCCATTTCTTGGCGGATTTCCCTTGTCAGCTATCACTCCAGACCTCCTTCAGGAATTCATGGATTCGCTCTACGACGCTAAGCTAGCTGAGGCGACCGTGCTCCACCATATGGCGATTATACGATCTGTATTTAATCGTGCAGCATCAACGATTGTAAAAGACGTTGTGATTTTTTCAGGACAGTCCCCCATCGACCATATAGAGCTGCCCCAAATCGGCAACAAGAACCAAAGAGAACGCTTCCTCACCAAAGAAGAAGCCAAACTCTTAATGTCTGCGACACTGAAGAAAGCCAAAAAATCTGAAAGGGATCTCTGGCGTCAAAGCTGGCAGGACCTGCATGATGCAATGCTGCTATCCCTGCACACAGGACTGAGGCTTGGCGAAATTCAACGTGCTGAATGGCATGATGTCAATTTTTATGGAAAAGCACTAACTGTGAGGCTCATTAGTAACGGGCAAAAGCCGGGCGGGACTATTCCGCTAAACTCAGTAGCCCTTGATGTACTCATGCGCCGCAGAGAGCAATCCGATGATGCGCAGATCTTCCCTCCCCTTTCCGGGGGCAAAAAGAAAGAAAACCTTTCAAAGCAATTCAAAATCATTGCCGACGAATTAAAACTGAATAGATTTGCCACATCCAAAAGCCAGCGAATCGTATTCCATTCACTGCGACATACTTTCGCCTCTTGGCTGGCTATTGCCGGAGTGGACATCTATCGAATCAAAACTTTGATGCGCCATAAGACCATCAACATGACCATGCGCTACGCGCACCTCAGCCCTGACTATTCTCAAGGAGCGGTAGATCTGCTGACTATGGATTAA
- a CDS encoding HigA family addiction module antitoxin translates to MTMYNPPHPGELISSVYMKEYNLSCRKLAIMLGVAPSTLARVLNAKSAVSPEMALRLSKVLGRTPESWLAMQANYEIEKIRSQIDLSGVISVRTDCPIA, encoded by the coding sequence ATGACTATGTATAATCCCCCACATCCAGGTGAGCTTATCAGCTCCGTATATATGAAAGAATACAATCTTAGCTGCCGCAAGCTGGCAATTATGCTCGGTGTGGCTCCTTCCACTCTCGCCCGTGTTCTGAATGCCAAAAGTGCGGTATCCCCAGAGATGGCCCTGCGCCTTTCAAAGGTTCTCGGACGTACCCCGGAAAGCTGGCTGGCTATGCAGGCGAATTATGAGATTGAAAAAATACGCAGCCAAATTGATTTGTCTGGGGTCATTTCTGTGCGTACAGATTGTCCGATTGCATAA
- a CDS encoding Fic family protein — protein sequence MTFWPIVIPDRKDIGPLKDMAQEVIASSASLEGRVAPDTAKVIGDHLRLINSYYSNLIEGHKSTLRDIEDAMDKRFDADSEKRYAQDLCAAHVLAEMELMNDIENGTIKNIASQDLLRLIHTRFYCHLSPDHLYTHEKDGFTDIPVLPGEFRDRLISVGPNVATGGSIGPNPENLNIALQQFSDDYNQQQYFGDERIIAMAASHHRLTWLHPFRDGNGRVSRLFSTLYMARCDINKSNLWSLSRGLSRNKEEYMINLFSCDPPPEGERATHSASELLADFVEFMFEVCLDQIGFMSNLLSLETIERRIEWFVEVNSLKRGGKLHPDSARLLRAVFMQGKVKRGEAGTILNKATSTARKIVKELIDEGLLTSDTPKSPLQVALPSKALPYYFPDIYNPSVIGKDYVDMIAKR from the coding sequence ATGACCTTTTGGCCGATAGTAATTCCTGACCGTAAAGACATTGGGCCCTTAAAAGATATGGCACAGGAAGTTATCGCCTCATCGGCTTCTCTTGAAGGCCGGGTGGCACCAGACACAGCTAAAGTCATCGGAGACCATCTTCGGTTAATCAATAGCTACTACAGCAACCTCATTGAAGGTCACAAATCGACTCTTCGTGATATTGAAGATGCCATGGACAAACGTTTTGATGCTGATTCTGAAAAAAGATACGCACAAGACTTATGCGCTGCACACGTTCTGGCAGAAATGGAACTAATGAACGATATTGAAAATGGCACTATAAAAAATATCGCCAGCCAAGACCTGCTGAGGCTGATTCATACCAGGTTTTACTGCCACTTGTCGCCAGACCATCTTTATACTCATGAAAAAGATGGTTTTACAGATATTCCCGTGCTGCCGGGAGAATTTCGAGACAGACTTATTTCGGTCGGACCAAACGTCGCAACAGGTGGTTCGATCGGACCTAATCCTGAAAATTTGAATATCGCTCTGCAACAATTTTCAGATGATTATAACCAGCAACAATATTTTGGCGATGAAAGGATTATAGCCATGGCCGCCTCTCATCACCGCCTGACATGGTTACATCCGTTCAGGGATGGAAATGGCCGCGTGTCACGATTGTTTTCAACTCTTTATATGGCCCGGTGCGATATTAATAAATCAAACCTGTGGTCACTGTCGCGTGGGTTGTCCAGAAACAAAGAAGAATACATGATCAATCTGTTTTCATGCGACCCGCCGCCGGAAGGGGAAAGAGCCACTCATAGCGCAAGCGAGCTTCTTGCTGATTTTGTAGAATTTATGTTTGAAGTATGTCTTGATCAGATCGGCTTTATGAGCAATTTACTTTCGCTTGAAACGATTGAGCGGCGTATTGAGTGGTTTGTTGAGGTCAATTCTTTAAAACGTGGTGGAAAACTGCATCCAGATTCAGCCCGTCTGCTCCGTGCAGTATTTATGCAGGGAAAGGTTAAAAGAGGTGAGGCTGGCACAATTCTTAACAAAGCAACATCAACAGCGCGAAAAATTGTTAAAGAACTCATTGACGAAGGCTTACTCACATCTGACACGCCAAAGTCACCTTTACAAGTAGCACTGCCATCCAAAGCATTGCCGTACTACTTCCCGGACATATACAATCCAAGTGTAATCGGCAAAGACTACGTTGATATGATCGCTAAAAGATAA